The DNA sequence atttccttttgttctcaggAGGAGATCAGGGCCTTTAGAGTCCCTCATTCACATTGAAAAGGAAatacttccttctcttccctggagACTCAGCTTCTGTTAGTCCTTCCCACacctggggtggagcctgctcTGTCTCACTGGCATCttgtttttgtcatttctaaGCTCTTTTGGGGAGCACGTACAGCACCCTGGCCACCTTTCTATCTTCACCCCCTTACAACAGAACCACTACATTCCAGCCACTCCAGAAAGCATTTGTTGAAGGACTGCCTGAGATGCCGGAAGGAAATGCATGTGCCTTTCTCTGTCTAGAGGTTTTGTGTCAGTTTCTAGGAGTCTTTCAATTTTGCGTGTGACTCTTGAATACATCCAGTACCAAGTTGAAACCCTTTAAAGCAACACCATGAACAAAATAGTCTGAGGGCAACACAGCAAACCAGCCTTTCTAAGCATTTCCCTTTGCTGCCTTCACTGTCAATGAACCGAGTCTTGTTCCAGTACATTGGCTCCATGAAGTTGATAGTTTTCCATCTGAAATCTGTTTCCTGGAGATAAACCCAGACTGTGTGACAGTTCATATCAGGTTCTACTTCAGGAGATGTTGCTGCTCTAAGATTGGCCTTTTCCTCCACCAGGATATgtgaaggtggaggcaggggtTGTACTCCTGACTCTAGCGATGTCTGGGAGTGAGCTGCAATGTTGGGGAAGCCATATCCTGGAAGGTCGTCTTTCAGGGTGATTGTCTGTGTCAGGGTACAACTTCTGGACTGAGAATCAGGGCTCCCCACGGAGGTGTGAGACTAGTGATGATCCCTTGCTTCATCCTAATGGGTATGGGTGGTCAGACAAGGTTTTTGACACTGAACTGAAATGAGCCTTCACCAGCTCAAACCAAAGTCCAGCTCTGGGAAGGCACAAAGTGCAATATTATTTGATGACTTTATGATGAAGGAGAGGAAACAGGTCTGAGAGTAGAGACATGGCAGCAGACACAGGTTGaattttctttaacttaaatGGGGTGTTCAGttcatttctctgtgttgtcagtCTGTGCATTtatgggagaggtgggggaaggtaTTTGTATCTAGGCCTTCAAGAGTGCTGAGAGGTAAAAAGGCAGAACTTGTGGACCTTGGCTCCTGGACCGTGTATATGTCTTTCCCATCTTAGGAAGCTGAAAATGACACAGTGTGAACTGGCAGCAAAGAAGAATCCGCTGGCAGCTgcagggaaaatgggaaaatagctatgaaagaaataaacaagtacaAGTGAGTTCAGCTACTAATTACCAGCAGCTCATGAAAcctctcttcatctttttgtttctaaCCTTTTTACAAAGTTAAAAGTCTATGTTTAGACTCAACATagtaatataaacaaaaattcagaGGACATATGCATAGAGTATTAACAGATAAAAAAGGTAAGATTTAGAAAGAACAAACCAATTAACTTCATCAacatttccagatttcaagcAATGGCCAGACTGTGTGGAAACTTCATCCATGCCAACGTTCCTGGGGGGTGGTGTCAAGTATCACAATCTGTAGGAGAGCAGTGTGTCTTAGAATGAATCATACCATCAACATGGTAGTGCCATTTCGTGGCCCTGGTCTTTGCAACCCTAGGAAACATGGTGAAGATCTAAGTGAAAGGACGAAAGAGCTTTATGATGAAAGACACTTGTCACATGATGAATTAGGGCACAATTGAAAGTGGGAAGGAATTATGTGAACTCTGAACCCTACAGTCATGGAATGAGTTAGGAAAGGATGGAACAATAGTTTTGATCCTATTGTACATTTACAATCATGTGGAAAGTGTTTCATGTGTAAAACTGTATTCGGGGACACATAGGAGGATGATGAGAACATGGGCAGATGATTGAAAATCATACCCAATATTGGGCCTTATCTGACAAAAGCAACTATAACTCATAGgcaacaaaatggacaaagacaAGAACGGCTGCAGCAGGCAGAACTCACCTTCAGACACCAGGGAACCTGAGCTGTGCCTGACCTATTGAACCCTTAGTACCTCATGTGGGTGAGTGTAGTGGTCCTTGGAATTCCTAAACATGGActtttcattgttgctttttCAGATCGCAGTTCATGAGAAGAACGCTCAGGACAACTGGGtaagtgtttccttttttcctcctctccctctttggTGCACAGTCTGGCACGACTGAAGGTGGATGTGTTTTTCTCCCCCAGATCAAACCTCGGAtctgggagagggaaatggcagagcagagccaggaGGTCGCCCGCTTGAAACACAGGTGTGGGAGCGTGACAGGAGTTTTTATGGGTGTTTTGAGGGATGACAGCTGTGCTGTTTAGTGTCTAGTCAGAGGACGAGGCGTTGCAACTCTTAAAGAAGtccattctttttctgtatccaagacTGAATGTGATGGAAGGAAAGAGGCTGCTTGAGGGATACAGGAGGCCGAAACCAATGCCTGGAAGTTCAGAGATGCAGAACCCTCCGAGGAGAGGTAAGGAGCACGTGGTGATGTGCAGCAGCCTAATTTCTGTGGCAAAGCCTTTTCCTGTGGGTGATCATCGTGTGTCCTGGACAGAACCACAATTACTACCTAAGGATAGCAGGTGGTCTGAAGGGGTGACAGGAGGGCGTTCTCCTCTGGTGCCCCAGCCAGCGGAGCACCTGTCCCTGTGACTGGTAGAGCTCAGGCCCCTCCCCTGACTGCAGACCCTCTCACCTCCTCCAGCATCCCCTAACTAAAGAGAGGAGACTGGAGGCGATGACGGGACATGGGCCTTAGCTTTCTTCCCACCTTGACATAACGTGAagactttattttagttttctttcaggAGTTCATTTCGTTACTATTTTTAaggttgtcatttttattttatttttccttgaaccATAGCCCTACGTTCGTAATTCAGGCTCCATATAGCTTCGTCCTCTGATGTTATCAGGGCAAGTCTGCGGCTTCACTGCTAAATACCCATCGTTTTCCTTTTCTCGTTTGTATATTAGTGGAAGTACATTTCTATTCAGATATAGTTATATAATAACTTCCCATGTAGAAGGCAGCTTATAGATAAGCGAAAAGACTGAACAATCCACCTGGAGCCTGAAGAAACATAACCAGGTTGAGCATTCCCTGATGATATACCCCAATCAGTACTctccatttaccttttttttaagctcatttattttgagcgagagagggagagagagagtgtgagagtgtgtgtgtgtgtgtgtgtgtgtgtgtgtgtgtgtgtgtgtgtgtgtgcatctgggaggagcagagcgagaggcagggagagagaatcccaacaccGTCAGGgtggagccggatgcagggctccaactcacaagctgtgagatcatgacctgagccaaaatcaagagtcaaacgattaactgagtcacccaggcgtcctcatttttattcttaatctGTAATGAAATGGTGATTTCCCATAATGTATACTGAGAAACCTCTGTTTAAGTGATGACTTCGAGATTGCTAGCTGAGCCTGACATGTCCTCAGTTATTTGATTAATTACGAAAAACATGAACTAGGGCATGGTGAGGTCTTTATCAAGATGAGGGGATTATTCTCCCCCTTATCCTTGGGGGTCACCTGAGGCATGTGGGataccctctgcctctggccaAGGACCTGTGTGTAGGGAACAGTTTAAGATATTGGAGGAATGAGGTGAGGGCTTCTTTTAATTTCACACAGTCCACTAAAGTAGAATAAACCTCTATCCCTTCCGGGGTCCTTAGTGGATCCAGAAACTGGTGCAACCTCTGTGAGTTACAGCAGCTCTGACTGTACAAAGAATGCAGACAAGGGCAAGGTAAATCCTGGGACCATTCTCAGTCGTAACACTTTTGGGAAGCCCTCATCTGTCTGTACAGCACGCTCTCCTGGCCTAGTCTCGTTTTATGTGTTGTGTGATATGTCTGcttgttatttgttttccaaaCGCACACTCTTAACCTAGGAGCCTACAAGCTTCTCTATTTTCAGCCTGTCATCTTTTTGTGCTAAGTTTAGAAGCCCAAAGGGCTTAGAGGCTGAATACCTTAAGAATTTACGATGTGTTTCTGGAAATAACGAGAGGAGGATGACCCCAATTTCCAAACAGAAGTCTCCTGGCCTGGGTCACCCCTTCCAGACCTCAACTCTGTGGGAACAGTGTGGctgctgtgtcttcctttcttgaTTCTGGCTAGGAGATTAACCTGCTAGAAAGTCTACCACAttgtttaaaactgaaaaatgagaaaCCCCATTATTactccaactttttattttgtgtcctgtgcaattaaaaaaaatttaatgtttatttatttctgagacagagacagagcatgagtggggaaggggcagagagagaaggagacaaagaatcagaagcaggctccacgctctaacctatcagcacagaacccgacgcggggcttgaactcacaaaccgtgagatcatgacctgagctgaagtcggtcactcaaccaactgagccacccaggtgtccctgtgccCTGTGCAATTTAGAGTGGTCTTAGACAAAGTCATTATCATCACTCATCACCTTCCCGTCTTTGTTGGTAAATGAGTTGTCTGGAATCCTTCCAGCTATACCTTAGGTAAAAATAATCTGAACATTGTGTCCTTCGATTGTGTTCATATGAACAGTTTCTGCTTGTGTCCCCAGTCACTGTTAGAGCTGATACAGTCTCATGACACATCCCAGGAGTTGTATACCAGAAATCAAAACACACTTGAATTAATTCTGTCGTGTGAATTTTTACCTCTTGTTTTCTGTAGGACTTAATTACTCTGTGTCCTGTAGTATGCTTAAAATCAGAATTCCCTATGAATTAAGATGAACACATCTGAGCTTTGGAGACATTCACCACAAGTCCCTTGTTCCTCACAGAAGACTCCTATCCCCTGCAAGATCCCAGGCATCCTCCACTCCCCAGAGGTCTCAGAGGCCTTTGACAACACTTCAAGAGGGAAGACTCTTTtcagggagagcagaggagacaAAGTGAGGGTCTGGCTGCAGAACTTTTCGCCAGGAGTGGCTGTGATTCCACGAGCAGAATATGAGCCATTTATTTGCACTCAACTTGTTGTGTTCCTAATATACCAAAAACAGAGCATCAGGAGTCACTGCAGAGGAGGCATGCAGGGTGAACTGGGACATAGATGCCTGCCTGTCTGGAGAATGCTACTTCATTACTATGTAGTTACTTCTGTTAACCCTCTAGGACAGGACCCTTGCCATTTTACTTCCACAGACATGGGCAGTGATGTGTGGTGACAGCAGTTCCACCTCTTGCATCTACCACCCCAAGCTGTATGTGGTATCCAGTGGCAGGGACAGAGTTTTCAGGTACTGATGCTACTCTCTTGGATCCTGGTGGCAGAGAAGGTGGCAGGTGCTGGCACGTTCTTCTCTGGGTTACAGCTGTTTTTGGTATTGGTTCTCTTGTCTGGCATAGGCACATAGCTGTCACTTCTGTTCTGCAGGACAGTGTGGATCCATGGGGACCTCCTCCATTAACTGGAAGATTCTGCAGACAAGGACCCTAGATGCACCCCCATGAGCTATTCGGCATATCCACCTCCTGAACCTTGGTGGCCCTGGGGCCACCCCGAACCCTCCACCAGCAACACTTGGTAAGATGGTCTGAGCAGTATGCGTTGACTTGTAAAGCACACTCATCTTTGTTGGTGTTAGGTCTTTGGCCAAGGTGCAGAGGTGGTACCACAGACCATTATGATGCAAGGGAAATGTGTCTGCCGCCATTACCACATTCCTCGTGTTTCACGATCGACATATCATCTCTCTGTCATTTCCTCCACTCTGTGTTGGCACAGGTGTCTCTTGTGGAGAAGGAATGGGGCTGTATGCAGAAAAGCAGACATAGCGGTTCAGCAGAAATGCCCTGTCCGcgtgctgggctctgtgaggCATGAGGCACAGCCTAATGTATATCCATGTACCCGAGCCCCAGCCATCCATCATTGTTTGATGAGTGGTGAAAACATCTGAATCAAGGCTTTTACAGGTCTTCGTCAGGGTTTACAGGATGGGTCTTCCACTTCTTGGGGATCACCTGAGGGATGAGGTACACCCTCTGCATGTGATTTGTGATCTGACTGGAGCAAAGAGTTTAAGTTGTGTGAGGAATGTggggagggtttttttgttttgttttgttttgtttgttttgttttgttttgtttataatccCCCACAGTCTACTCAAATCAGAATAAATGTCCATCCCATCCAGGGCCTTTAGCAGATCCAGAAGCTGGTGTCACTCCCGTGAGTGATACCAATCCTGACTCCACCAAAAGTGCCGAGAAGTACAAGGGAAATGCTCTGGCCGTTTTCAGTTCTAAGTCTCTCCTGACACCCACATCTTTCTGTACAGCACACTCTCCTGCCAATGTCTCTGGTTTCTGTGTCGTATGATAtgtctgcttgttttttttatgttccaAATGCACAACCTTTACCGAATAGTCCACGGGCTTCTCTACTGGCCACCTGGCATCTATTTGTGGTAAGTTTACAAGTTAAGTGTGCTTAGGGGTGAGGACCTTAGGGCTTTTCCAGGGTGTTCCTGGAAATAAGCCAAGGTGGATGATCCCACACTCCCCTTGGAAGTCTCCTGGCTTGCCTCATTCTTTCTGGATCTCCTCAATGTGGCATCACTGctcttgctgtttcttcctctcctgtttcTGTCAAGGGTTTTAATGTGTTCAGAAAATCTGTGGATATCTCTACAATCTGAAAATGCAAACTGCCTTCACTGCaacttatatttttgtatgtgtcatATAGAGTGGTCTTAGCGTAACTTTCATATCCATCAGCATTCAATCTTTTTGTGGGAAACATGCTGTCCAGAATCCCTTCAGGTGTGCCCTGGGTATGAACATTCTGAACTATAAGAGGTGACATACTTGTTGTAGAAAACACGCACTGAAAGTTAAgttgtgaagagaaaaaaatccaaaatgaccTGTGTGGCAAGTCCCCACCATGGTCTTCACTTGGGTTCACATGAGCAGGTTCTGTCGTGTCCTGTGTCACAGGTATGGGTAAAACACGGAAATTTACACGAGAAATCAAGGTGCATTtctgttaattttgttaattagAATTTTAGCTCATATTTTTAGAGGACAAAAGTACCCTGCAAATTTTACTCTACTTAAGCTGAGAAGTACctctgaattaaaataaattagctgAGCCCAATTAACATGTAGAGGCGAAGTGTTTCTCTAAGAGCATGCTTTCTTTCCAGGTTCTCTGCAGGACCTCAGGATCCCTATCGCTCCATGTGTCTCTGTGCCACTGGATAGCACTTCCAGAAAGGAGGAGACCCTACTGTCAGGAGAGCAGCAGATCGGGCACAGGCGGGGGCTTAGAGGCAGAGCTTTGAGCCACAAGGGCTATGATTCCATGAGTGGAAACTGGGACTGTCATTCCTTCTCATTCTATAGTTCTTCACATACACAGTAAGCAGCCTTTGTGGTGGAGGGGTataaagggtggggggaggctgtggACTTAGATGTCTTCCTATGGGGAGtatgctattttattaatttagtatTCACTCCATAAATCCTCTAGGAAAAGAGCCCTTGCTCTTTTCACAGTGGTCACAAAGAGGGGACAAAGGAGCTGGGACAGAggagctgggtggcgccatttccGTCCTCtgccccccagcataaacacagagccacctacTGGAAACAAGGCAATTCCCACACTGCCTGCCTAACCTGCTTACAACAATCCCCACCTTCCTGTGCTCTGGCGAGACTGGCCTTCTAGGTCAAGCTTCGGTCCTAGGCTTGCCTCGGTCCCAGTGAAGCTGGCCCCTTCTCCAGAAGACCTGCAGAAGCCCCTGACCACACCACCTCTCTTGACCAGACAGTTGTGCAGGGCTTCACTTCTAGTGGCAGTCGTTCCaagtctcatttaacaagcagatcaGAGCAGACCTAgataaaactcaccacattctggccaaggacCATACATTGCCCatacaactggcctgaaggatagtgCAGCCACAACACAAGACAGTGCACGCAACACACAACACAGACACTCCctgatgtgccaggccctggatacGAGATGACATCCTCTTCAAAAAGCCATTCATCTCACAGGCGGGTAACAAAAGGAGCTTTTGGAACACCGAGAAGGCAAATACTCAGCCAAAATGCCAAGACAAGAGGAATGCATCCCAAATGAAGGAACAAGATAAGGTTATggccagagaaatggaaggaacacttccaaactcattctatgaggccagcatggcCTTGACTCCAAACTGCACAAAGAacccactaaaaaagaaaactacagaccaatttccctgatgaacctggatgcaaaaattcacaACAAAAATTAGCacaccagatccaacaatacataaaaagaattaatccCCACAAtgaggtgggatttattcctgggatgcacaaCTGATTCAATGTCTGCTAATCAACTGATGggatacatcacattgataaaagaaaggataagaaccacatgatcctctcaacagatgcagaaaaagcatttgacaaaatacagaatcttCTCTtgatgggaaaacaaaaaaccctcatgaaaggagggatagaaggaTTGTGCCTCAACATCATAACGTCCAGATACGCAAGTCCCACAACCAATATCAccttcaatgggggaaaactgagagcttttctcctaaggttaggaacacaacagggatcaccactctcaccactgttattcgacatactgttggaagtcgtagcctcagcaatcagacaacaaaactaaataaaggtGTCCAAACTGGCAAGGAGGAGTCAAACTTTTCCTCCTCGGAGACATGATATTCGCCGTGGAAAATCCAAAAAACtgcaccaaaaaattgctaggaCTCGTACAGGAATGCAGGAAAgcctcaggatataaaatcaatatacagagtttaattccatttctatatgccaataatgaagcagcagaaagagaaatcaaggaattgatctcatgTATAattgcactgaaaaccataaaatacctaggatcaacctagccaaagaggtaaaagaccagtacactgaaaacaacagaggggtgcctgggtggctcagtcggttaagcaccgacttcggctcaggtcatgattccccagtttgtgggttcaagccccacatagggctctgtgctggcagcttggagcctggagcctgtttcagattctgtgtctccctcttctctctgcctcttccctgctcatgcgtgctctctttctctctctctccctcttgctctctctctcaaaaataaaaaaaaacattatcaaaattaaaagaaaaacaacagaacgtctatgaaagaaattgaagacagaaaaagaaaatggaaagaaatggaaaaacattccatgctcatggattggaagaacaaatattgataaaatgtcaatactacccaaagctacctacacattcaatgcaatcccaaacaaaattgcaccagcattcttctcgaagctagaacaagcaatcctaaaatttgtatggaaccacaaaactttgtttggaaccacaaaactTTTTTGGCTAtggaatagccaaagtaatcttgaagaagaagaccaaagcgggagacatcccaattctggactttatcgtgtattacaaagctataatcatcaagacagtatgatatgggcacaaaaacagacacatagatcaatggaacagaacagggaacccagaagtggaccctcAAACATATGGCcgactcatctttgacaaagcagggaagaatatccaatggacaaaaagagtctcttcagcaaatgatactgggaaaactggagagtgacaagaatgaacct is a window from the Leopardus geoffroyi isolate Oge1 chromosome A2, O.geoffroyi_Oge1_pat1.0, whole genome shotgun sequence genome containing:
- the LOC123605858 gene encoding transport and Golgi organization protein 1 homolog, yielding MKEINKYKQQNGQRQERLQQAELTFRHQIAVHEKNAQDNWIKPRIWEREMAEQSQEVARLKHRLNVMEGKRLLEGYRRPKPMPGSSEMQNPPRRGKEHVVMCSSLISVAKPFPVGDHRVSWTEPQLLPKDSRVLSGSRNWCNLCELQQL